The genomic DNA TTACCATCTTGTATGGCATTAATGGGTAATGTTGTAGTATGGAAACCAAGTGATTCTCAAATATACTCTGCAAAAGTAATTATGGATGTATTTGAAGAAGCTGGTGTTCCTGCTGGAGTTATTAATGTTGTATTTGGTGATCCAAAAATGATTACTGATACTGTTTTAGCAAGTCCAGATTTTTCTGGCTTACACTTTACAGGTTCTACATACATTTTTAAAGAGTTATGGAAGCAAATAGGAAACAATATACACAACTATAAAACTTACCCAAAAATTGTAGGTGAAACTGGTGGTAAAGATTTTATTGTTGCTCACAAAACGGCCAACCCAATTCAAGTTGCGACAGCTATTTCTCGTGGTGCTTTTGAGTTTCAAGGTCAAAAATGTAGTGCTGCTTCTCGTGCTTATATTTCTAAAAGTATATGGAGCGAAGTTAAAGCTCAAGTAATAGAAGATGTAAAATCTTTTAAAATGGGTTCTCCTGCGGATATGGAAAACTTTATTACGGCAGTTATTCATGAAGCTTCTTTTGATAAGTTAGCAAAATATATTGACCAAGCTAAAAAAGATAAAAATGCCGAAATTATTGTTGGTGGAAACTATGATAAGAGTAAAGGTTACTTTATTGAACCTACTGTAATTGTAACTGAAGACCCAAAATACACAACAATGTGTGATGAGTTATTTGGTCCTGTAATTACTATATATGTTTTTGAAGATAAAGATTTCTCTAAAACTTTAAAACTGGTTGATGAAACATCAGAATATGCATTAACTGGTGCTATTTTAGCACAAGATAGATATGCTATTGTTGAAGCTACAAAAGCATTACAAAACTGTGCAGGTAACTTTTATATAAATGACAAGCCAACTGGAGCTGTTGTAGGACAACAACCATTTGGTGGCGCAAGAAGTTCTGGTACTAATGACAAAGCTGGAAGTATTTTAAACTTACAACGTTGGGTTTCACCAAGAATGATTAAAGAAACATTTGTTACACCAACAGATTATAGATATCCTTTTTTAGGAGAATAAAATAATCTGTTTTTTAAACACAAAAAAACCAAAGCATAATGCTTTGGTTTTTTTATTTATAATCTATAAATTTTATTAGCCACGCCATTTTAATGGTAAGTGTACTACTTTTTTAGTTTCGTAAAAATCTTCTGAATAAAAATCACTTAAATTATATATTGTAGTCGTTTTATAATCTTTAAGTTCTTCGGTTAAATCTCCACCTTTTAAATACAAAATCCCGTTTTTTAATTCGTGATTTTGTTCTTTTTTAATTTTTCCTTTTACCCAATGAACAAATGTTGGCATTGCTGCTACTGCTCTACTTACAATAAAGTCGTAAGTTTCTTTAATTTCTTCTACTCGGGTATGTGTTGTTTTTACATTCTCTAAGCCCAAACCTTGAGCAACTTCATTTACTACTTTAAGTTTTTTTGCAATACTATCTACTAAATGAAAATTACATTCTGGGAATAATATGGCTAATGGAATACCAGGAAAACCGCCTCCAGTACCAACATCCATAATATCTGAGCCGTCTTTAAACTCAATAACCTTAGCAATAGCAAGAGAATGCAGGACATGGCGCATATACAATTCGTCAATATCTTTTCTCGATACTACATTAATTTTAAGATTCCAATCTTGATACAAATGAGAAAGTTTTTCAAATTTATCTATTTGATCTTCAGTAAGATTTGGGAAGTATTTTAAAATAAGCTCCATTATTATATTTTTTGCAAAAATAGAAATTTTATATCCATATTTTTATCAAATTCTTTTTAAGTTCAAACGTTTTTATTAATTATCTTTGACACAAATATGATTGGCACGTTTTGTGCGTTATTATATAAAATTAAAAAAAATGACAAAGCAAACTTTATCTTTCTCTAGAACAGATTCTGCAAAGTTCTTTAGAACTCTAAACAAGCGAGTTAACTCTTACTTTAAAGACAACAACATTAAACGTACCGGTAACTGGAAATTATGGTTAAAAACTATAATTATGTTTACCATATTTTTAGCTCCTTACTTTTTAATATTGACCCTTAATATTCCTGGTTGGGCGCAATTATTACTTACCATAGTTATGGGAATAGGCATGGCTGGTGTAGGTATGAACGTTATGCACGATGGTAACCACGGTTCGTTTTCAAATAAAGAATGGGTTAACCGTTTAATGGGAAGTAGCATCTATATTTTAGCTGGAAATGTTTACAACTGGAAAGTACAACATAATGTATTACACCATACTTATACAAATATCCATGGACATGATGAAGATTTAGAAGCGGGACGTATTTTACGTTTTTCTAAACATTCTGAATGGAGATGGCACCATAAATTTCAACACTACTACTCTATTTTATTATACGGTTTATTAACTATAAACTGGGCAATCACTACAGACTGGCAACAAATGAAACGTTATATGAAACGCAAATTGTCTTATGGAGAATTCCCTAACCCTGTAGCAAACTGGAGTAAATTAGTGATTTCTAAAATTATATACATTGCTATGTGGATTGTATTACCAATGCTTATTTTAGATGCAGCTTGGTGGAAAATTTTAATAGGTTTCTTTATCATGCATTATACAGCAGGATTAATATTAAGTGTGGTTTTTCAATTAGCACATGTTATTGAAGATGCAGAAATGCCTTTACCAGAAAAAAACGGCACAATGAAAAACACTTGGGCAATACACCAATTAAGAACCACTGTAAATTTTGGTGCAAAAAGCCGAATTGTAAATTGGTTTACTGGTGGTTTAAATCACCAAGTAGAGCATCATATATTTCCACATATTAGCCATATTCACTATGGCAAAATTGCAGAAATAGTAAGAGAAACTGCGCAAGAATTTAATTTACCTTATAACGAATATAAAACCACTCGTAAAGCAATTGCTGCGCATTTTAGATATTTACGAGAAATGGGAATGAAACCAGCTTTACAAGCGTAATCACAAATTTAATGAGCCAACCACTTTCTAACCGTATTAAAAATATGGCTACTTCTGCCACTTTAGCAATGGCAGCAAAAGCAAGAGAATTAAGAGCTGAAGGCAAAGATATCATCGGTTTAAGTTTGGGCGAGCCAGACTTTAATACTCCAGATTTTATTAAAGGTGCCGCGATTCAAGCGATTAACGAAGATTATAATTCTTACACACCAGTTGATGGTTATGTAGAATTAAAAGAAGCTGTAATCACTAAATTTAAACGTGATAATAATTTAACTTACACATTACCGCAAATAGTAGTTTCAACAGGAGCAAAACAATCACTTTATAATGTAGCACAAGTTATGTTAAATGATGGTGACGAAGTTATTTTACCTTGCCCATACTGGGTAAGTTATAGCGATATTGTTAAGGTTGCTGGCGGCGTACCTGTAGAAGTTAAAACAGCTATCACTACAGATTTTAAAATGACTGCAGACCAACTAGAAGCAGCTATTACACCTAAAACAAAAATGCTTTGGTTTAGCTCGCCTTGTAACCCAAGTGGATCTCTTTACAGTCATGAAGAATTAGAAGCTTTAGCTACCGTATTAAAAAAGCATCCAAATATTTATGTAGTTTCAGATGAAATTTACGAACACATAAACTACACAGGAAAACCTCACGCTAGTATGGCTGGTGTAGATGGTATGTTTGAACGTACCGTAACAATAAATGGAGTCTCTAAAGCGTTCGCTATGACTGGATGGCGTATAGGTTATATAGGCGCACCAGATTGGATTGCACGTGCCTGTAATAAAATTCAAGGTCAAATAACAAGTGGCGCAAACTGTATTGCACAGCGTGCTGTAATTACTGCCTTAAATGCAGATGCTAGTGTTGTAGATTATATGATTGATGAATTTAAAGAGCGTCGTGATATGATTTTAGAATCTTTAAACAGTATTGAAGGTTTTAAAACAAATACACCAGAAGGTGCTTTTTATGTGTTTCCAGATATTTCTTATTTCTTTGGAAAGACCGTAAAAGGAAAGACTATAAATAATGCTACAGATTTTTCTTTATTTTTATTAGAAGAAGCTCTTGTTGCAACAGTAACTGGTGAAGCTTTTGGTAATCCAGATTGCATAAGAATAAGCTATGCTGCATCGCAGGAACAGATTAAAGAAGCGATTAGAAGAATTAAAGAAGCTTTAGCATAATTAAAAACTAAACTCAAAATAAAAAAAGCCACTAAAATATTTAGTGGCTTTTTTTTTAGAACATAAAATATGTAAATACAATAATTAGAATAAGAGAAAACAAACCAATTAATAAAAAACGTTTTCGCTCTCTTATTTTATTTTCACGCCTAATCTTATTTTTTATTTCTAAAAGAATTTTAGGTGATGATTTTGGCAA from Lacinutrix sp. 5H-3-7-4 includes the following:
- the pruA gene encoding L-glutamate gamma-semialdehyde dehydrogenase; this translates as MGKGFFNVPIAVNEPVRAYEPGCEHREAISKAYQEMYSSVLDVPMYINGKDVKTGDTKPMSPPHDHQHVVGHYHLAKKSHVEEAISTALEARESWANTPWEHRAGIFLKAAELIAGPYRARINAATMMAQSKTIHQAEIDAACELIDFLRFNVQYMTDMYHEQPESTSGAWNRLEYRPLEGFTYAVSPFNFTAIAGNLPSCMALMGNVVVWKPSDSQIYSAKVIMDVFEEAGVPAGVINVVFGDPKMITDTVLASPDFSGLHFTGSTYIFKELWKQIGNNIHNYKTYPKIVGETGGKDFIVAHKTANPIQVATAISRGAFEFQGQKCSAASRAYISKSIWSEVKAQVIEDVKSFKMGSPADMENFITAVIHEASFDKLAKYIDQAKKDKNAEIIVGGNYDKSKGYFIEPTVIVTEDPKYTTMCDELFGPVITIYVFEDKDFSKTLKLVDETSEYALTGAILAQDRYAIVEATKALQNCAGNFYINDKPTGAVVGQQPFGGARSSGTNDKAGSILNLQRWVSPRMIKETFVTPTDYRYPFLGE
- the rsmG gene encoding 16S rRNA (guanine(527)-N(7))-methyltransferase RsmG, which gives rise to MELILKYFPNLTEDQIDKFEKLSHLYQDWNLKINVVSRKDIDELYMRHVLHSLAIAKVIEFKDGSDIMDVGTGGGFPGIPLAILFPECNFHLVDSIAKKLKVVNEVAQGLGLENVKTTHTRVEEIKETYDFIVSRAVAAMPTFVHWVKGKIKKEQNHELKNGILYLKGGDLTEELKDYKTTTIYNLSDFYSEDFYETKKVVHLPLKWRG
- a CDS encoding acyl-CoA desaturase — translated: MTKQTLSFSRTDSAKFFRTLNKRVNSYFKDNNIKRTGNWKLWLKTIIMFTIFLAPYFLILTLNIPGWAQLLLTIVMGIGMAGVGMNVMHDGNHGSFSNKEWVNRLMGSSIYILAGNVYNWKVQHNVLHHTYTNIHGHDEDLEAGRILRFSKHSEWRWHHKFQHYYSILLYGLLTINWAITTDWQQMKRYMKRKLSYGEFPNPVANWSKLVISKIIYIAMWIVLPMLILDAAWWKILIGFFIMHYTAGLILSVVFQLAHVIEDAEMPLPEKNGTMKNTWAIHQLRTTVNFGAKSRIVNWFTGGLNHQVEHHIFPHISHIHYGKIAEIVRETAQEFNLPYNEYKTTRKAIAAHFRYLREMGMKPALQA
- a CDS encoding pyridoxal phosphate-dependent aminotransferase; protein product: MSQPLSNRIKNMATSATLAMAAKARELRAEGKDIIGLSLGEPDFNTPDFIKGAAIQAINEDYNSYTPVDGYVELKEAVITKFKRDNNLTYTLPQIVVSTGAKQSLYNVAQVMLNDGDEVILPCPYWVSYSDIVKVAGGVPVEVKTAITTDFKMTADQLEAAITPKTKMLWFSSPCNPSGSLYSHEELEALATVLKKHPNIYVVSDEIYEHINYTGKPHASMAGVDGMFERTVTINGVSKAFAMTGWRIGYIGAPDWIARACNKIQGQITSGANCIAQRAVITALNADASVVDYMIDEFKERRDMILESLNSIEGFKTNTPEGAFYVFPDISYFFGKTVKGKTINNATDFSLFLLEEALVATVTGEAFGNPDCIRISYAASQEQIKEAIRRIKEALA